From one Caldithrix abyssi DSM 13497 genomic stretch:
- a CDS encoding tetratricopeptide repeat protein: MQSLKKVLIFTLLILFPLQLLAQLSDYDILVRDARDLISNYYWKEAEEALRKAIKIDSKRTEAYLELGKLLMMQRRWHDAKPYLNMVIKANPNHIEAHYQMAIADRQDAIGRDQIWKRIMWKNSKKHFLKVIELDSTYKEVFNEFAHLKLQQEEYEDAVNLCLRQLKIKPQASKARYDIFQFYDSFLYHGGETAVIQLRNKDAYQIKWLKSRNGPYDQYFLGEKYRRLGQFEKADSIFHALLKRLLPFPKVPIYLSLVRLYYQTDQPEKAEKTYWTAVNQLKHFWEMRFIFDDIKYIMTDHDLQQRFKSLQAVKDFYHRFWNKHNPLGSLPYNPRLAEHYKRLIKAEKDFVYDRIRLEINNPDRLNVLRLPQVVLRNTKFNDKGLVYIRYGEPDDRAVSLSDGMTSNESWLYYPTVYNPKLIFHFEIAEHAPPGDWRLIPVPSDRNMLESRLGWDPTLDRYLFANNELEARSALHELRIQAENTIAAAMERERPTWSDTLKPITINLMSARFRSVNLKNDYLVWLSIDLNSIDNLKSPDDTVTLETGLAIFDSTWNQRSRFLKNIPVFMGDTVHIFDQRYIVPYAFESELSKLYLATHVRNPKGNQLGGFRFALDAQPFDPEKLDMSDLVLGLKIEPSTEKSPFVFHNMFIEPNIGYKFKRNQLVYLYFELYNLTLKNGQTEYEIEQAVRPLKSRNLFTNLKRLFGIGTKEILITRTQVGASPTATEYSAFDFSALPAGKKELVITVKDLNSGEKVSNKIELELVD; this comes from the coding sequence ATGCAATCCTTAAAAAAAGTACTCATCTTTACTCTTTTAATTCTATTTCCCCTGCAATTATTAGCGCAGCTATCGGATTATGACATCCTGGTTCGCGATGCCCGGGATTTGATTTCCAACTATTACTGGAAAGAAGCGGAAGAGGCATTGCGCAAAGCCATCAAAATCGATAGCAAACGCACCGAAGCCTATCTTGAGCTGGGCAAGTTGCTTATGATGCAGCGCAGGTGGCACGACGCCAAGCCCTACCTGAACATGGTCATTAAAGCCAATCCCAACCATATTGAGGCGCATTATCAGATGGCCATCGCCGATCGCCAGGATGCCATCGGACGCGACCAGATATGGAAACGGATCATGTGGAAAAATTCAAAAAAACACTTTCTTAAAGTGATTGAGTTAGATTCCACATACAAAGAAGTGTTTAACGAGTTCGCTCATCTAAAACTCCAGCAGGAAGAATATGAAGACGCTGTCAATCTCTGCTTGCGGCAGCTTAAAATTAAACCGCAGGCGAGCAAAGCGCGGTACGACATCTTCCAGTTTTACGATTCCTTTCTTTATCACGGAGGCGAAACGGCCGTCATTCAGTTGCGCAACAAAGACGCCTATCAGATTAAGTGGTTAAAAAGCAGAAACGGCCCCTACGATCAATATTTCCTGGGCGAAAAATACCGCCGCTTGGGTCAATTCGAAAAAGCCGACTCCATTTTTCACGCCCTGCTAAAGCGCTTGCTTCCCTTTCCCAAAGTGCCCATCTACCTTTCGCTGGTTCGTTTGTACTACCAGACCGATCAACCTGAAAAAGCGGAAAAGACCTACTGGACGGCCGTCAATCAGCTAAAACACTTCTGGGAAATGCGCTTCATCTTCGACGACATCAAGTACATCATGACCGATCACGATTTACAGCAACGCTTTAAATCGCTGCAGGCGGTTAAAGATTTTTACCACCGCTTCTGGAATAAGCACAATCCGCTGGGAAGCCTGCCCTACAATCCGCGGCTGGCCGAACATTACAAACGTTTGATCAAAGCCGAAAAAGATTTTGTTTACGATCGGATTCGCCTTGAGATTAATAATCCCGATCGGCTGAACGTGCTCAGACTGCCGCAGGTGGTCTTGCGTAACACCAAATTTAACGACAAGGGATTGGTTTATATCCGCTACGGGGAACCTGACGACCGCGCCGTTTCATTAAGCGACGGTATGACATCCAATGAGTCCTGGCTCTATTATCCAACCGTTTACAATCCCAAATTAATCTTTCATTTCGAAATCGCCGAACACGCACCGCCGGGTGACTGGCGACTGATTCCCGTGCCTTCGGATCGCAACATGTTAGAGTCGCGTCTGGGATGGGATCCCACGCTCGATCGTTACTTGTTCGCCAACAACGAACTGGAAGCGCGCTCCGCCCTGCATGAATTGAGAATCCAGGCCGAAAACACCATTGCCGCCGCCATGGAGCGTGAACGCCCGACCTGGAGCGACACCTTAAAGCCCATTACCATCAATCTGATGTCCGCCCGCTTCCGCTCGGTTAACCTGAAAAATGATTACCTGGTCTGGTTGAGCATTGATCTGAATTCCATCGACAATTTAAAAAGCCCGGATGATACCGTTACTCTGGAAACCGGCCTGGCCATATTTGACTCGACCTGGAATCAACGCAGTCGATTTCTAAAAAATATTCCTGTTTTTATGGGAGACACCGTTCACATTTTCGATCAGCGGTACATTGTGCCCTACGCTTTCGAATCTGAGCTGAGCAAACTGTATCTGGCGACGCATGTACGCAATCCAAAAGGCAACCAGCTGGGCGGTTTTCGTTTTGCGCTGGATGCTCAGCCTTTTGATCCTGAAAAGCTGGACATGAGCGACCTGGTGCTCGGCCTAAAAATTGAACCATCAACCGAAAAGTCGCCTTTTGTTTTCCACAACATGTTTATCGAACCGAACATCGGCTACAAATTTAAACGCAATCAACTGGTTTACCTGTATTTTGAATTGTACAATCTTACGTTAAAAAACGGACAAACCGAGTATGAAATTGAACAGGCCGTGCGGCCGCTAAAATCTCGCAATCTGTTTACCAATTTAAAACGCTTATTTGGAATTGGAACTAAAGAGATCCTGATTACGCGCACCCAGGTAGGCGCTTCGCCCACGGCAACGGAGTACTCGGCTTTCGATTTTTCCGCCCTGCCGGCCGGCAAAAAGGAACTGGTAATTACGGTAAAAGACCTCAATAGCGGAGAAAAGGTCAGCAACAAAATTGAATTGGAATTGGTGGATTAA